A part of Longimicrobiales bacterium genomic DNA contains:
- a CDS encoding CPXCG motif-containing cysteine-rich protein: MFDFLSSSDDDLDEDQYGADLTSAAVVYCPYCGESVEIPVDQAGGEVQEYVEDCAVCCQPWSVRVSVDGDGVASVLVNTLDGD, translated from the coding sequence ATGTTCGACTTCTTAAGTTCAAGCGACGACGACCTCGACGAAGACCAGTACGGCGCAGACCTCACGTCTGCGGCGGTCGTGTATTGTCCGTACTGCGGAGAGAGCGTCGAAATTCCAGTAGATCAGGCGGGTGGTGAAGTCCAGGAGTACGTCGAGGACTGTGCCGTTTGCTGCCAGCCGTGGTCCGTTCGTGTTTCAGTAGACGGGGATGGTGTCGCGAGCGTCTTGGTCAATACGCTCGATGGCGACTGA
- the argF gene encoding ornithine carbamoyltransferase, producing MRVDLRGRNFLKLLDFTPIEAHYLLDLAAELKEERRTRSETCRLEGMNFALIFEKGSTRTRCAFEVAASQQGAHAVYLGPTGTQIGVKETMKDTARVLGRMFDGIEYRGFAQSTVEILGEHAGVPVWNGLTDEYHPTQILADVLTMREHSGKPLAETSFAYLGDARFNMGNSLMVGGVIFGMDVRIVAPKSLWPDTDLVDECRSLAEKTGARLTVTDDVAAGVEDADFVHTDVWVSMGEPDSVWAERIDLLRDYQINADVMSATGKADARFMHCLPAFHNRDTEVGEEIFQKFGLEGLEVTEEVFESPNSVVVDQAENRLHTIKAIMVATLG from the coding sequence ATGCGCGTCGATTTACGGGGCAGGAATTTTCTAAAGCTCCTCGATTTCACTCCGATCGAGGCCCACTACCTTCTGGACCTCGCTGCGGAACTCAAGGAAGAGAGGCGCACTCGCTCGGAAACCTGCCGCCTAGAGGGCATGAATTTCGCCCTCATCTTCGAGAAGGGTTCGACGCGAACCCGATGTGCCTTCGAAGTCGCGGCTAGCCAGCAGGGGGCACATGCGGTCTACCTTGGTCCGACAGGCACGCAGATCGGGGTGAAGGAGACCATGAAGGACACGGCTCGCGTCCTCGGGCGGATGTTCGACGGCATCGAGTACCGGGGCTTCGCACAGTCGACTGTCGAGATCCTGGGTGAGCATGCCGGGGTCCCCGTGTGGAACGGACTGACCGACGAGTATCATCCAACTCAGATTCTCGCGGACGTGCTCACCATGCGGGAGCACAGCGGGAAGCCGCTGGCCGAGACGTCGTTTGCCTATCTGGGTGATGCCCGCTTCAACATGGGCAATTCGCTCATGGTGGGTGGTGTGATATTCGGGATGGACGTGCGGATTGTGGCTCCCAAGTCGCTTTGGCCGGATACGGACCTTGTCGACGAGTGCCGGTCGCTGGCCGAGAAGACCGGAGCTCGTCTGACCGTGACCGATGATGTAGCGGCAGGGGTCGAGGACGCGGACTTTGTCCACACCGATGTCTGGGTATCCATGGGCGAGCCGGATTCCGTCTGGGCCGAACGCATCGATCTGCTTCGTGACTATCAGATCAACGCCGACGTCATGTCGGCGACCGGCAAGGCTGATGCGCGATTCATGCACTGTCTCCCAGCCTTCCACAACCGCGATACCGAAGTTGGGGAGGAGATTTTCCAGAAATTCGGGCTCGAGGGGCTGGAAGTGACGGAAGAGGTTTTCGAATCTCCCAACTCCGTCGTGGTCGACCAGGCGGAGAACCGGCTGCACACGATCAAGGCGATCATGGTTGCAACGCTGGGCTGA
- a CDS encoding class A beta-lactamase-related serine hydrolase, with translation MLLPTDLQARVEARLDGLDATATVYAKHLPTGREIAVRADLPMNTLSVIKIPVMVQAFRDNASGRLDFDARYPVDPDDMRRGSGLVQTFAPGLNPTLRGLVTQMIITSDNTATDMVIAAVGLDRVNAFLKAEGYVDTRLKMTTGDLFREVWVRTDPANASMTDRQVFAQGFPNDDAASDRSFALEGDSTVWLGRTTAREMGRLLEQLYSAELTDQAASEDMVGILSRQLYSSRLPQRVQWQGVSVAHKTGDWPPMAGNDTGILFYEGGPTVVAAFTNQNTGDFFDLEATLGLIAEDIVRAWR, from the coding sequence GTGCTCTTACCGACCGACCTGCAGGCCCGTGTCGAAGCGCGCCTGGACGGGCTCGATGCGACCGCGACAGTCTACGCGAAGCACCTGCCGACCGGGCGGGAAATCGCAGTACGGGCAGATCTCCCCATGAACACGCTGAGCGTCATCAAGATCCCGGTCATGGTGCAAGCGTTTCGAGATAACGCATCCGGCCGCTTGGACTTTGACGCACGCTACCCAGTGGACCCGGACGATATGCGGCGCGGTAGTGGTCTGGTCCAGACGTTCGCTCCAGGTCTGAACCCCACGCTACGGGGCCTAGTCACGCAGATGATCATCACCTCTGACAACACAGCGACGGACATGGTCATCGCCGCTGTCGGCCTCGATCGGGTGAACGCGTTTCTCAAAGCCGAGGGGTACGTGGATACCCGTTTGAAGATGACGACCGGCGACCTGTTCCGAGAAGTCTGGGTTCGGACGGACCCGGCCAACGCGTCGATGACCGACCGACAGGTGTTCGCCCAAGGCTTTCCCAACGATGATGCTGCGTCAGATCGCTCGTTCGCGCTCGAGGGCGACTCGACGGTCTGGCTTGGCCGAACGACAGCCCGTGAGATGGGCAGACTGCTCGAGCAGCTCTACTCTGCAGAACTGACCGACCAGGCCGCCAGTGAGGACATGGTCGGCATCCTCAGTCGCCAGTTGTACTCAAGCCGGCTCCCCCAGCGAGTCCAGTGGCAGGGCGTCAGTGTCGCGCACAAGACCGGGGACTGGCCACCCATGGCGGGAAACGATACCGGGATTCTGTTCTACGAAGGTGGCCCGACTGTCGTCGCCGCTTTTACGAACCAGAACACGGGCGACTTCTTTGACCTGGAAGCCACGCTCGGCCTGATCGCGGAAGATATCGTTCGGGCGTGGCGCTGA
- a CDS encoding S8 family peptidase → MRSRPSLLFLPFLLAACASGAPISPPPTAAPAAAEPTPPELITSAPDAWQLMDLGEDRVPGVSADRAYRELLADRQPAREVIVAVIDGGIDTLHVDLRGSLWQNPGETPGNGFDDDGNGYVDDVYGWNFIGGADGRNVGHESLEVTRMYARCERGESLPAGLDCSAVSSEYEERATEVEQTLAQVDQLQQALEFATSTLLVVVPTDELTPEVVEAIRPGTQRVSQARDIYLQLREGGITMEVLVEAREAYEGLAEYGLDTEFNGREIVGDDFEDGNESAYGNRDVMGPDAKHGTHVAGIIGAMRGNDEGIDGIGANVRLMTIRTVPDGDERDKDVANAIRYAVDNGANIINMSFGKTHSPRKSLVDAAIRYADEAGVLMIHAAGNDGENLDDNANFPTPVYDDGGRAENWIEIGAANWMVDSLAATFSNYSQTRVDVFSPGVAILSTVPGSEYKQEDGTSMAAPVVSGVAALLMAYFPELSASDVRRILLDSSVKYGDDMVPQPGSGTAVPFGTLSVTGGVVNAYEAVRMALARM, encoded by the coding sequence ATGCGCTCACGACCCAGTCTTCTCTTTCTCCCCTTCCTCCTTGCTGCCTGCGCCTCCGGTGCGCCCATAAGCCCACCACCGACGGCCGCGCCTGCGGCTGCAGAACCCACCCCGCCTGAACTGATCACATCAGCCCCTGACGCATGGCAGCTGATGGATCTCGGCGAGGATCGTGTCCCCGGAGTGAGTGCAGACCGTGCCTATCGGGAATTGCTCGCCGATCGCCAGCCCGCTCGCGAGGTCATCGTCGCGGTGATCGACGGCGGTATCGACACGCTGCACGTCGACCTTCGAGGCTCGCTCTGGCAAAACCCGGGCGAGACGCCTGGGAACGGCTTTGACGACGACGGGAACGGATACGTGGACGACGTCTATGGCTGGAATTTCATCGGTGGCGCCGATGGTAGGAACGTTGGACACGAGTCGCTGGAGGTGACCCGCATGTATGCCCGCTGCGAGCGCGGAGAATCGCTTCCGGCCGGGCTCGACTGCTCTGCGGTTAGCTCGGAGTATGAGGAGCGCGCGACCGAGGTTGAGCAGACGCTCGCGCAGGTCGATCAGCTTCAGCAGGCACTCGAGTTCGCGACGTCAACGCTTCTCGTCGTGGTGCCCACGGATGAGCTGACGCCTGAGGTAGTCGAGGCGATTCGTCCGGGAACGCAGCGGGTGAGTCAGGCGCGTGACATATACCTGCAGCTGAGAGAGGGGGGGATCACGATGGAAGTGCTAGTCGAAGCCCGGGAGGCCTACGAGGGGCTGGCTGAGTACGGGCTCGATACCGAGTTCAATGGACGTGAGATCGTCGGTGACGACTTCGAAGATGGCAACGAGAGTGCGTACGGGAACCGGGATGTCATGGGCCCCGATGCGAAGCACGGGACGCACGTCGCGGGCATCATCGGAGCGATGCGTGGCAATGATGAGGGCATCGACGGGATTGGTGCTAACGTCCGGCTCATGACGATTCGGACCGTTCCAGATGGCGACGAACGAGACAAAGACGTCGCAAATGCGATCCGATACGCCGTCGACAACGGCGCGAACATCATCAACATGAGCTTCGGCAAGACGCACTCCCCTCGGAAGTCACTCGTCGATGCAGCCATTCGGTACGCGGACGAGGCCGGGGTGCTGATGATCCACGCGGCCGGAAATGACGGTGAGAACCTCGACGACAACGCCAACTTCCCGACGCCGGTATACGACGACGGCGGCAGGGCGGAGAACTGGATCGAGATCGGTGCGGCCAATTGGATGGTCGATAGTCTGGCAGCCACCTTCTCGAACTACAGCCAGACCCGGGTCGACGTTTTCTCGCCGGGAGTGGCGATTCTGTCGACGGTACCGGGTAGCGAGTACAAGCAGGAAGACGGCACGAGTATGGCTGCGCCCGTCGTGAGTGGGGTCGCAGCGCTTCTCATGGCGTACTTCCCAGAGCTCTCTGCGTCTGACGTGAGACGCATCCTTCTGGACTCGTCGGTGAAGTACGGGGATGACATGGTGCCACAGCCCGGGTCGGGGACGGCGGTTCCCTTCGGAACACTCTCGGTTACGGGTGGTGTCGTGAACGCTTACGAAGCTGTGAGAATGGCTCTCGCTCGGATGTAG
- the trmH gene encoding tRNA (guanosine(18)-2'-O)-methyltransferase TrmH translates to MNPARFSRIRAALIRRQPDLTVVMDQVHKSHNFSAILRNCDAVGILEAHVVPPSHGLDLHHGTSAGTKKWVRVRRHDDVEQAVTHLQSQGFTVLAAHPSPAATDYREVDFTRPTAIMMGAELHGVSPEGLRSADAQVVLPMMGMVHSLNVSVATSLLLFEALRQRQAAGMYDSSRLDPTVLEKTLFEWAYPTVAKARRAADKPYPQLSEDGDIVRGT, encoded by the coding sequence ATGAATCCAGCCCGCTTCTCCCGCATTCGTGCGGCCCTGATTCGCCGTCAGCCCGACCTGACCGTCGTCATGGATCAGGTCCACAAGTCACACAACTTTTCTGCGATTCTTCGGAACTGCGACGCAGTCGGGATACTGGAGGCCCACGTCGTGCCCCCAAGCCACGGACTAGATCTGCATCACGGGACGTCGGCCGGCACGAAGAAATGGGTTCGCGTGCGCCGCCATGACGACGTCGAGCAGGCTGTTACACACCTGCAGTCCCAGGGCTTCACCGTACTCGCCGCCCATCCCTCCCCCGCCGCTACGGACTACCGCGAGGTCGATTTCACCCGACCCACAGCGATCATGATGGGAGCTGAACTTCACGGGGTATCGCCCGAGGGCCTCAGGAGCGCCGACGCCCAAGTGGTCCTCCCGATGATGGGGATGGTCCATTCCCTGAACGTCTCGGTGGCTACCTCGCTCCTGCTCTTTGAGGCGCTCAGACAGCGCCAGGCCGCAGGGATGTATGACAGCTCCCGACTGGATCCCACCGTCCTCGAGAAGACGCTGTTCGAATGGGCCTACCCCACCGTGGCGAAAGCTCGCAGGGCCGCAGACAAGCCGTATCCGCAGCTTAGTGAAGACGGTGACATCGTCCGGGGTACGTAG
- a CDS encoding TIGR01777 family oxidoreductase translates to MRYSFRTELADHAPEDVFDWHERPGAIERLTPPWADVEVLHRSGGIQDGGAISLSIRRGPTRFRWDLTHRDYEYGKQFRDEQVRGPMKSWLHTHGFEAGATGGTVVSDDLEIELPGGAAGATFGPSLIKRELERLFRFRYQRLFTDLARHAPYRDRKPLRIAITGASGMVGSNLKHFLSTGGHDVISLVRDSRRMDDRSVFWNPAAGVLDPAGLEGVDAVVHLAGTSIASDRWTESRKRSIKQSRVRGTELLSRTLATMKNGPRVLVSASAVGFYGDQGKKVITETAPAGKGFLAEVCRDWEGATTPAERAGLRVVTLRTGVALSPTGGAVGQMLLPFKMGAGGRLGSGKQYVSWIDLDDLLGVILHAIQDDSLSGPVNATSPNPVLNSMFTSALGRALGRPTIVPVPALAVKALFGELGKEALLWGQRVQPKKLIESGFEFFYEGVEDSLRFQLGRML, encoded by the coding sequence ATGCGTTATTCATTTCGCACTGAGCTCGCAGACCACGCGCCAGAAGATGTATTCGATTGGCATGAGCGTCCGGGAGCGATTGAACGTCTGACGCCGCCCTGGGCCGATGTCGAGGTCCTACACCGGAGTGGCGGCATCCAGGACGGAGGTGCTATCAGCCTCAGCATCCGTCGTGGCCCGACGCGGTTCCGCTGGGACCTCACGCACCGAGATTACGAGTACGGCAAGCAATTTCGGGACGAGCAGGTGAGGGGCCCGATGAAAAGCTGGCTTCATACTCATGGCTTTGAAGCGGGCGCGACCGGCGGCACGGTCGTGAGCGATGATCTCGAGATCGAACTGCCCGGCGGAGCTGCTGGCGCCACGTTTGGGCCGAGTTTAATCAAGCGAGAGCTGGAGCGGCTGTTCCGATTCCGCTATCAGCGTCTCTTCACGGACCTGGCCCGTCACGCACCGTACCGTGACCGGAAACCACTCCGTATCGCCATCACGGGAGCGTCCGGGATGGTAGGATCCAACCTGAAGCACTTCCTGAGCACCGGCGGGCACGACGTCATTTCGCTGGTTCGGGACAGCCGTCGCATGGATGATCGATCCGTCTTTTGGAATCCCGCCGCGGGTGTTCTGGATCCGGCGGGACTAGAAGGAGTCGATGCGGTCGTACACCTAGCTGGCACCTCCATTGCTTCCGACCGCTGGACCGAGTCTCGTAAGCGATCGATCAAGCAGAGCCGGGTTCGCGGAACTGAACTCCTCAGTCGCACGCTTGCGACCATGAAGAATGGCCCGCGTGTGCTCGTCTCCGCTTCGGCCGTGGGTTTCTACGGAGATCAAGGCAAGAAAGTCATCACGGAAACGGCCCCGGCCGGCAAAGGCTTCCTCGCCGAGGTGTGTCGCGATTGGGAGGGGGCCACCACGCCGGCCGAACGAGCGGGCCTGCGGGTCGTGACCCTGCGCACGGGGGTCGCGTTGTCGCCGACGGGTGGCGCCGTGGGACAGATGCTCCTCCCATTCAAAATGGGCGCTGGCGGACGCCTCGGGTCCGGGAAACAATACGTAAGCTGGATCGACCTCGATGATCTGCTAGGTGTGATCTTGCATGCGATTCAGGACGACTCTCTGAGCGGACCGGTTAACGCCACTTCGCCCAACCCCGTGCTAAATTCGATGTTCACGTCGGCGCTGGGGCGTGCTCTGGGGCGGCCGACGATCGTGCCGGTCCCGGCCCTGGCGGTGAAGGCGCTTTTCGGGGAACTCGGAAAAGAGGCACTGCTGTGGGGACAGCGAGTGCAGCCCAAGAAGTTGATCGAATCAGGCTTTGAGTTTTTCTACGAAGGTGTAGAGGATTCGCTGCGTTTTCAGCTGGGGCGGATGCTCTAA
- the rpe gene encoding ribulose-phosphate 3-epimerase — MSGMVKLAPSILSCDFSRLGEQIQAVESGGADWIHVDVMDGQFVPNITIGPVITEGARRSTDLPLDVHLMIEDPDRYLEAFAKAGADILTVHVEACRHLHRTLQRIRELGVRAGVAVNPGTPLESIEEVLSDLDLLLVMSVNPGFGGQSYIPASSDKLRRARAMLDEAGSSAELQVDGGVHVGNAAEIAATGATVLVAGSAVYGHSDGPAAGVVAIRDTLSS; from the coding sequence ATGAGTGGAATGGTAAAGCTGGCGCCGTCGATTCTCTCTTGTGACTTCTCGCGACTGGGAGAGCAGATCCAGGCGGTTGAGAGCGGCGGGGCTGATTGGATCCATGTCGATGTCATGGACGGACAGTTCGTCCCGAACATCACGATTGGGCCCGTTATTACGGAAGGTGCACGGCGGTCCACGGACCTTCCGCTTGATGTGCACTTGATGATCGAGGACCCTGATCGATATCTCGAAGCGTTCGCGAAAGCGGGCGCGGACATTTTGACAGTCCACGTAGAGGCCTGCCGGCACCTTCATCGCACGCTACAGCGGATTCGTGAGCTAGGCGTCAGGGCGGGCGTCGCCGTGAACCCTGGCACACCCCTCGAGTCGATTGAGGAGGTCCTTTCAGATCTTGACCTGTTGTTGGTCATGTCTGTGAACCCGGGATTTGGTGGCCAGTCCTACATACCAGCCAGTTCCGACAAATTGCGGCGCGCGCGGGCGATGCTCGACGAAGCCGGCTCCTCGGCCGAACTCCAAGTCGATGGGGGCGTGCACGTCGGAAATGCAGCGGAGATTGCGGCCACTGGGGCCACCGTTCTCGTTGCCGGATCTGCCGTGTATGGTCACAGTGATGGACCCGCCGCCGGTGTCGTGGCCATTCGGGACACCCTGTCGAGTTGA
- the rpiA gene encoding ribose-5-phosphate isomerase RpiA has product MSQDELKRAAAATALESVESGMALGLGTGSTVRHLVDLLGDALTEGRLTDIVGVPTSIQTERQARSLDIPLAELDDRPRLDLTIDGADEVSPELDLIKGLGAALLREKMVAQASDRLIIISDDSKLVDRLGQKAPLPVEVVDWALGAQASFLAGTGAEVVLRVSDEGSPIRSDNGNVFLDCHYVTGIPDPVALAGTLAYRAGIVDNGLFLGMADMAIIASADGIRTMTRAA; this is encoded by the coding sequence GTGAGCCAAGATGAACTGAAGCGCGCTGCAGCAGCCACCGCCCTGGAATCGGTCGAGAGCGGAATGGCACTGGGACTGGGAACAGGAAGTACTGTCCGCCATCTGGTTGACCTTCTGGGCGACGCCCTTACCGAGGGACGCCTCACGGACATCGTTGGCGTTCCGACGTCGATACAGACTGAGCGGCAGGCTCGCTCGCTGGACATCCCGCTTGCCGAACTGGATGATCGCCCGCGCCTCGACCTCACCATCGACGGTGCCGACGAGGTGTCTCCTGAACTCGATCTGATCAAAGGGCTCGGTGCGGCTCTGTTGCGGGAGAAGATGGTCGCACAGGCGTCTGATCGACTCATCATCATCTCGGATGACAGCAAGCTCGTTGATCGGCTGGGTCAGAAGGCGCCGCTTCCCGTTGAGGTCGTCGATTGGGCCCTCGGTGCCCAGGCTTCTTTCCTCGCCGGTACCGGGGCAGAGGTCGTTCTGCGCGTGTCCGACGAGGGATCTCCCATCCGTAGTGACAACGGCAATGTGTTCCTTGATTGCCACTATGTGACGGGAATCCCGGATCCTGTGGCGTTGGCGGGAACGCTGGCATATCGGGCGGGCATCGTCGACAACGGGCTGTTTCTGGGGATGGCTGACATGGCAATTATCGCTTCTGCAGATGGAATTCGAACTATGACGAGAGCCGCATGA
- the argH gene encoding argininosuccinate lyase has product MSTAEGADASGSLWGGRFEDGMAPEMVPFNLSLSIDQRLWREDVRGSVAWARAIGNAGVLTPDETAAIVEGLGVVATRIETEGFAGASEEDIHSLVERMLGEAAGDIAGKLHTGRSRNDQSSTGVRLYGMSSCDRLIGRVLDLTGALHGLAQQGREVVMPGYTHLQQAQPLRAAQWALSHLFPLLRDVERLRAARSAASVMPLGSGAIAGCPFPVDREVLRTELGFDRVSENSVDAVSDRDWICDLTYAGAMIGVHLSRLSEDLVLFSSTEFGFVRLSDGFSTGSSLMPQKRNPDVAELGRGKSGRLLGNLMSILTLLKGLPTSYNRDLQEDKDPLFDTIDTLDLTLPAMTGAIRTAAFRPDRMLAVMDAQLLATDIADYLVRRGVPFRTTHEVVGRLVRRAELAESSLAELSLDDYREAHETFDEDVFEVFDWKASADARTASGGTALGAIDAQLSEARRRIEGAAARGAEQG; this is encoded by the coding sequence CTGAGTACGGCGGAGGGCGCCGACGCCTCAGGGTCACTCTGGGGTGGGCGTTTCGAAGATGGGATGGCGCCGGAGATGGTTCCGTTCAATCTCAGTCTTTCGATTGACCAGAGGCTGTGGCGGGAGGACGTTCGCGGGAGTGTCGCTTGGGCCCGGGCCATCGGAAACGCAGGCGTTCTGACGCCTGACGAGACCGCCGCTATTGTCGAGGGTCTTGGGGTCGTTGCCACGCGAATCGAGACCGAAGGTTTCGCGGGGGCATCGGAAGAGGACATCCACTCGCTTGTCGAGCGCATGCTGGGTGAGGCTGCCGGAGACATTGCTGGCAAGCTACACACGGGCCGTTCGAGAAATGACCAATCGTCCACGGGCGTCCGATTGTATGGGATGTCTTCTTGCGATCGCCTGATCGGTCGAGTGCTCGATCTCACGGGAGCGCTTCATGGCTTGGCTCAGCAGGGACGCGAAGTGGTCATGCCAGGATACACGCACCTCCAGCAGGCCCAGCCACTTCGGGCGGCACAGTGGGCGCTGAGCCACCTGTTTCCTCTCCTCCGAGACGTCGAACGACTTCGCGCGGCCCGGTCGGCTGCTTCGGTAATGCCGTTGGGGTCAGGGGCGATCGCGGGCTGTCCGTTCCCTGTCGACCGGGAAGTGCTTCGCACTGAACTCGGCTTCGACCGGGTGTCGGAGAACTCGGTGGATGCGGTTTCCGACCGCGACTGGATCTGTGACCTGACCTATGCGGGTGCGATGATCGGGGTACATCTGTCCCGTCTCTCGGAAGATCTGGTCCTCTTCTCGAGCACCGAATTCGGATTCGTCAGGCTGAGTGACGGCTTCAGCACGGGGTCGAGTTTGATGCCTCAGAAGAGGAATCCAGATGTCGCAGAGTTGGGTCGCGGCAAGTCCGGTCGCCTCCTCGGCAATCTGATGTCGATTCTTACCCTCCTCAAGGGGCTCCCCACCAGCTACAACCGGGACCTCCAGGAGGACAAGGATCCGCTCTTCGACACGATTGACACACTGGATCTCACGCTGCCCGCGATGACCGGCGCGATTCGCACGGCCGCATTCCGCCCGGACCGAATGCTGGCGGTAATGGACGCACAGCTGCTGGCGACTGATATCGCGGACTACCTGGTCAGACGGGGGGTGCCGTTCCGGACGACCCACGAAGTGGTGGGAAGGCTGGTGAGACGGGCCGAACTCGCAGAGAGTTCTCTCGCGGAGCTCTCTCTCGACGACTACCGCGAGGCGCACGAGACCTTCGACGAGGATGTCTTCGAGGTGTTCGACTGGAAGGCGTCTGCCGATGCTCGGACGGCCTCGGGCGGCACGGCGCTTGGCGCGATCGATGCGCAGCTTTCGGAAGCGAGGCGCCGGATCGAGGGCGCCGCTGCACGCGGGGCCGAGCAGGGCTGA
- a CDS encoding argininosuccinate synthase gives MKVVLGYSGGLDTSVIVPWLKENYDADVVCMAGDVGQPGGLDGLKAKAMRTGASAFYGEDLRQTFVEDFVFPTLKIGAVYGRKYLLGTAMARPILGKRQVEIAHQLGAEAVAHGCTGKGNDQIRFELSYAALGPELDVIAPWREWDLTSREECVAYARARNISLEGVDESKLYSRDENLWHISHEGGPLEDPAFEPEEAMYLWTLAPELAPDEAENVVVGFDAGVPVSLDGEVMGAVELLSTLNEMGSRHGVGRADLVENRLVGMKSRGVYETPGGMILYEALKDLESITLDRRSEGLKDEMAHRWADMLYEGRWWTPEREAMQAMADVLSKNVTGSATVKLFKGSTRVVSRTSPVSLYREDLASFGHAVTYDHADAQGFIRLFGLPIRAAAAVEGQRPADADVSRLIEGVIEAGAV, from the coding sequence ATGAAGGTCGTTCTCGGATACTCGGGTGGGCTCGACACTTCGGTGATCGTGCCGTGGCTCAAGGAAAATTACGACGCAGACGTCGTGTGCATGGCTGGCGATGTGGGTCAGCCTGGTGGACTCGATGGCTTGAAGGCGAAGGCGATGCGCACCGGTGCATCGGCCTTCTACGGCGAGGACTTACGCCAGACCTTCGTTGAAGACTTTGTATTTCCCACGCTGAAGATCGGCGCTGTATACGGCCGTAAGTATCTGCTGGGCACCGCGATGGCTCGTCCGATTCTGGGTAAACGCCAGGTCGAGATCGCGCACCAATTAGGTGCGGAAGCTGTTGCGCACGGGTGCACCGGAAAGGGCAACGATCAGATTCGTTTCGAGCTGTCGTACGCAGCGCTGGGCCCCGAACTCGACGTTATCGCTCCTTGGCGTGAGTGGGACCTCACCTCGCGTGAGGAGTGCGTGGCTTATGCTCGGGCGCGGAACATTTCGCTAGAGGGCGTGGACGAATCGAAGCTGTACTCAAGAGATGAGAATCTCTGGCACATCTCGCATGAAGGCGGACCGTTGGAAGATCCGGCCTTCGAGCCTGAGGAAGCGATGTACCTCTGGACGCTCGCTCCGGAGCTCGCACCTGATGAGGCTGAGAATGTTGTCGTTGGATTCGACGCAGGCGTCCCGGTCTCGCTCGACGGCGAGGTCATGGGAGCAGTTGAGCTTCTCTCGACACTCAATGAAATGGGCTCTCGCCACGGTGTTGGGCGTGCTGACCTGGTGGAAAACCGCTTGGTTGGGATGAAGTCGCGCGGTGTGTACGAGACTCCCGGTGGGATGATTCTTTACGAGGCGCTGAAGGATCTCGAGTCGATCACGCTCGACCGGAGGTCGGAGGGACTCAAGGATGAGATGGCACACCGATGGGCTGACATGCTTTACGAGGGCCGGTGGTGGACTCCGGAGCGTGAGGCGATGCAGGCGATGGCCGATGTGCTCTCGAAAAATGTGACTGGCTCGGCTACCGTGAAGCTGTTCAAGGGTTCGACCCGTGTGGTAAGCCGCACGAGCCCGGTCTCGCTGTACCGCGAGGACCTGGCCAGCTTCGGGCACGCTGTCACCTATGATCATGCGGACGCTCAGGGGTTCATTCGCCTCTTCGGACTTCCGATCCGGGCCGCTGCTGCGGTTGAAGGCCAGCGGCCCGCTGATGCCGACGTGTCGAGGCTGATCGAGGGGGTCATCGAAGCGGGGGCCGTCTGA
- the argR gene encoding arginine repressor gives MSKRDRHSQIIEVVRTHRVPSQESLRELLHARGTEVTQATLSRDMRELRLVKVPGADGVGFYSSPEEWNSTPSLESLLPALFHSADGVDHLLVVRTMKGGAQTVAAAIDWEEWPEVLGTLAGDDTILLILRDPGALPKVRARIEAMAAHR, from the coding sequence ATGAGCAAGCGAGATCGTCATTCGCAGATCATTGAGGTCGTTCGGACTCATCGCGTTCCGAGCCAGGAGTCGCTGCGGGAGCTGCTTCACGCGCGAGGGACAGAGGTGACTCAGGCAACGTTGTCGCGGGACATGAGGGAGCTTCGTCTAGTGAAGGTACCAGGTGCTGACGGGGTTGGTTTCTACTCCTCTCCCGAGGAGTGGAACAGCACGCCTTCCCTTGAGTCCCTGTTGCCGGCGCTCTTCCACAGCGCCGATGGCGTGGACCACCTGCTCGTGGTGCGGACGATGAAGGGCGGCGCGCAAACGGTTGCGGCCGCGATCGACTGGGAGGAGTGGCCGGAGGTTCTGGGGACTCTGGCAGGGGACGACACCATCCTTCTGATCCTGCGAGACCCTGGCGCACTTCCAAAAGTCAGGGCGCGTATCGAAGCGATGGCCGCACACCGGTAG